One genomic window of Methanospirillum lacunae includes the following:
- a CDS encoding DUF7123 family protein: protein MFAKGTLTSTYNERQMTLIKYLEDRVKEGKNFFKSKYIARETGLSSKEVGTNMGLLAENCPKFTIQKYSYSNSTTWLITPSQV, encoded by the coding sequence ATGTTCGCCAAAGGCACACTCACCAGTACCTACAATGAAAGACAGATGACCCTGATAAAGTATCTTGAAGACAGGGTCAAAGAGGGAAAAAATTTCTTTAAATCCAAGTATATCGCCAGAGAAACTGGTCTCTCCTCTAAAGAGGTAGGAACAAACATGGGACTCCTGGCTGAAAATTGCCCCAAGTTCACAATTCAGAAATACAGTTATTCAAACAGCACCACCTGGTTGATAACACCCTCCCAGGTATAA
- a CDS encoding HEPN domain-containing protein has protein sequence MKAEQWLNRADHELVLAQELLNAGSFLWAASYAHRALEYILEGLIVMKTGVRPERGSTLSELHHATRQYIPDTLDQPINALLDITPFAWQSDISAEQIVFLTEKRVHELIEGGKMVLSWAREEWAKEQATAPSSGAEDHGNSTE, from the coding sequence ATGAAAGCTGAACAGTGGCTGAATCGTGCTGATCATGAACTTGTCTTGGCTCAGGAACTCCTGAACGCAGGTTCATTCCTTTGGGCTGCCAGTTATGCCCACCGTGCCCTTGAATATATCCTGGAAGGACTGATCGTGATGAAGACCGGTGTCAGGCCTGAACGTGGCTCGACACTCAGTGAGCTTCATCATGCGACGCGGCAGTATATCCCCGATACCCTGGATCAGCCGATAAATGCTCTATTAGATATCACCCCCTTTGCATGGCAGTCTGATATATCAGCAGAACAGATCGTGTTTCTCACTGAAAAACGCGTTCATGAATTGATTGAAGGAGGAAAAATGGTCCTTTCATGGGCACGAGAAGAATGGGCTAAAGAACAGGCAACGGCTCCCTCTTCAGGAGCCGAAGATCACGGTAATTCTACCGAATAA
- a CDS encoding tetratricopeptide repeat protein, producing MKYLFLLIFLLSISGYATTAATVDDPQQAAAWFDKGKDLASMSNYGEAISAYDKSLEYGNKDEAVWLEKGKALAKLDKYAEAVKSFEKAIEIKSDDIDAWTQKGDALNWLGKDNEALDAYDKVLELDPKNSVAKLKKNIILNLHN from the coding sequence ATGAAATATCTCTTTCTTCTGATCTTTCTTCTCTCTATATCAGGATATGCCACGACCGCTGCGACCGTTGATGATCCCCAACAGGCTGCAGCCTGGTTTGATAAAGGAAAAGACCTGGCATCCATGAGCAACTATGGAGAGGCTATATCAGCGTATGACAAGTCACTTGAGTACGGAAACAAAGATGAAGCAGTATGGCTTGAAAAGGGTAAAGCACTTGCCAAACTTGATAAATATGCAGAAGCTGTAAAATCATTTGAAAAGGCAATCGAGATAAAATCTGATGATATCGACGCATGGACTCAGAAAGGCGATGCTCTCAACTGGCTTGGGAAAGACAACGAGGCACTCGATGCATATGATAAGGTCCTTGAACTCGATCCGAAAAATTCCGTTGCAAAATTGAAGAAGAACATTATTCTCAACCTCCACAATTGA
- a CDS encoding tetratricopeptide repeat protein: MKKTFIILICLGLMAGPCIADKTVEEWNNLGVAYFGQGNYDEAIAAYYNATALDPSNAMAWGNIGLALASQGKYEEAREALNKTTTLNPNDALAWSNMGLVLDHLGQFEEAIAAYDHSLQLKPDIARTWNNRGLACHNLGREDEALTDYEKATTLDPKYEPAWKNKGSALYNQGKYEEALKACETALTLNAEDAAAWKIKADVLEKLGKGDEAQKASEKAASILANLT, encoded by the coding sequence ATGAAGAAAACGTTCATCATCCTGATATGCCTGGGTCTCATGGCAGGTCCTTGTATCGCTGATAAGACCGTGGAAGAGTGGAACAATCTTGGTGTTGCATATTTTGGACAGGGCAACTATGACGAGGCTATCGCTGCATATTACAATGCTACGGCTCTCGACCCATCAAATGCTATGGCATGGGGAAACATCGGTCTCGCCCTGGCAAGCCAGGGAAAATACGAAGAAGCACGTGAAGCCCTGAATAAAACCACCACCCTCAACCCGAACGATGCCCTGGCCTGGTCCAACATGGGTCTTGTGCTTGATCACCTTGGGCAGTTTGAGGAGGCCATTGCCGCATATGACCATTCGCTTCAGCTTAAACCAGATATTGCAAGGACCTGGAACAACCGCGGTCTTGCCTGCCATAACCTCGGGAGAGAGGATGAGGCTCTGACAGACTATGAAAAGGCAACAACCCTTGATCCAAAGTACGAACCTGCCTGGAAAAACAAAGGATCTGCATTATACAACCAGGGAAAATATGAAGAAGCCCTGAAGGCCTGCGAAACTGCACTTACCCTTAATGCAGAAGATGCAGCAGCATGGAAGATAAAGGCTGATGTACTGGAAAAACTGGGTAAAGGGGATGAGGCTCAGAAAGCTTCAGAAAAAGCAGCATCAATCCTTGCAAATTTAACATAA
- a CDS encoding DUF7123 family protein codes for MLLHARFNNNYNDRQICLIEYLKDRIRSGRGFFKSKYIARELGLSSKEVGTNMAILAETCPDFTIERYSYSNSTTWLVTPVQA; via the coding sequence ATGTTATTACATGCACGATTCAATAACAACTATAATGACCGTCAGATCTGCCTGATTGAGTACCTAAAAGACCGGATTCGCTCTGGCAGAGGCTTCTTCAAGTCCAAGTACATTGCACGCGAACTGGGGCTTTCTTCAAAAGAGGTTGGGACGAATATGGCTATACTTGCAGAGACCTGTCCCGACTTCACCATTGAGAGGTACAGTTACTCGAACAGTACGACCTGGCTTGTTACTCCTGTGCAGGCCTGA
- a CDS encoding alkyl sulfatase dimerization domain-containing protein produces the protein MRWKTDALEKLGYQVESGTTRNAYLTGAQELRNTEQVTSGVVYQRIS, from the coding sequence GTGAGATGGAAAACAGATGCCCTTGAAAAGCTCGGATACCAGGTTGAGTCAGGAACAACTCGAAATGCCTACTTAACGGGTGCACAGGAACTGAGAAACACTGAACAGGTCACCTCTGGAGTAGTATATCAGAGGATATCATGA
- the thiE gene encoding thiamine phosphate synthase — translation MSYELYVVTDEELSHGVSHVEIARQAVAGGADVIQLRDKKLPGRDLFRIACDIRAVTAGSGALFIVNDRLDIALASNADGVHIGKQDLPLSVIRPLAPSPFIIGVSVSSVEQAKVSEEEGADYVAISPVFSTGSKHDAGPGLGLGLVREISEAVSIPVIGIGGIHADNAGNIFRAGADGVAVISAVVSQPDITEAARAFKLRIRQFRP, via the coding sequence ATGAGTTACGAACTCTACGTGGTTACTGACGAGGAACTTTCACATGGGGTAAGTCATGTGGAAATTGCACGGCAGGCAGTAGCAGGAGGTGCTGATGTTATTCAACTGCGGGATAAAAAACTCCCAGGCAGAGACCTATTCAGAATTGCATGCGACATCAGGGCAGTCACTGCCGGATCCGGAGCACTCTTCATTGTCAATGATCGGCTGGATATCGCTCTTGCCAGTAATGCTGACGGAGTGCATATTGGCAAGCAGGATCTCCCGCTCTCTGTCATCCGACCCCTCGCACCATCGCCATTTATCATTGGTGTATCGGTCTCATCAGTAGAACAAGCAAAAGTATCAGAAGAGGAAGGGGCAGATTATGTCGCAATCAGCCCGGTTTTTTCCACAGGATCAAAACATGATGCAGGCCCGGGACTCGGTCTCGGGCTGGTAAGGGAGATATCAGAAGCGGTCTCAATCCCGGTCATCGGAATAGGCGGGATTCATGCAGATAATGCAGGAAATATCTTTAGAGCCGGGGCTGATGGTGTTGCAGTGATATCAGCCGTGGTCAGCCAACCAGATATAACTGAGGCTGCCCGTGCTTTTAAACTCCGGATCAGGCAGTTCAGGCCCTGA
- the cdd gene encoding cytidine deaminase → MPDQVSIEAQNNSYCPYSHFKVGAALLTANGAVFTGANVENVIYGSSVTAAEVAVYKAVSEGEQTFSAIAVMSSGGDFAYPCGSDRQKISEFGLDTRVVVSNGSEMKVTTIRDLLPNSFGPTDLA, encoded by the coding sequence ATACCTGATCAAGTATCTATTGAGGCTCAAAATAACTCATACTGCCCGTATTCACACTTCAAAGTAGGTGCAGCCCTACTTACCGCTAATGGAGCTGTATTCACAGGGGCAAACGTGGAGAATGTTATTTACGGCTCATCTGTAACCGCAGCAGAGGTTGCGGTTTATAAAGCAGTTTCAGAAGGAGAGCAGACGTTTTCAGCGATAGCAGTTATGAGTTCAGGAGGGGATTTTGCGTACCCGTGCGGATCTGACCGGCAGAAAATATCAGAATTCGGGCTGGACACACGGGTCGTTGTCTCAAATGGATCCGAGATGAAAGTAACCACTATCCGTGATCTGCTTCCAAATTCCTTCGGACCAACAGACCTGGCCTGA
- a CDS encoding DNA adenine methylase, giving the protein MIEVKCTDIGVKTRNHPMTLKSSTLIRSFRRKRSIADNEYAKPFFKWAGGKTQLLHEFDARFPDRLRSGALNRYVEPFIGGGAVFFFMMQLFPFKESVICDANEELVLTYLVIRKDVEPLLLLLQDFQSRYDALGEAEQKELFLDIRSELNAERSNFDFSSYGPSWINRASQLLFLNKTCFNGLFRVNSSGEFNVPFGKYRNPGIVNEHNLRMASALLKNTTILHGDFSRCLEYIDDQTFVYLDPPYRPLSKSSSFTSYSRDGFSDQDQIRLKDFFDAVDRIGASVMLSNSDPGNEDPTDRFFDDLYEQYRIERVMAKRAINSNGKKRGTISEIIVMNYSE; this is encoded by the coding sequence ATGATTGAAGTAAAATGTACTGACATCGGGGTAAAGACCCGCAATCATCCCATGACCCTAAAAAGCAGTACCCTGATCCGCTCCTTCCGCAGAAAAAGGAGCATCGCTGATAATGAATACGCAAAACCATTTTTCAAGTGGGCTGGCGGAAAAACTCAACTTCTCCATGAATTTGATGCCAGATTTCCTGATAGACTCAGGTCTGGTGCACTGAACCGGTACGTAGAACCATTCATCGGAGGGGGAGCAGTCTTCTTCTTTATGATGCAACTGTTTCCGTTTAAAGAATCAGTTATCTGTGATGCAAATGAGGAACTTGTCCTTACGTATCTGGTAATAAGAAAGGATGTTGAGCCCCTCCTCCTCCTTCTGCAGGATTTCCAGTCCCGTTATGATGCTCTTGGTGAAGCAGAACAGAAGGAACTGTTCCTGGATATCAGATCAGAACTGAATGCAGAACGATCAAACTTTGATTTTTCCTCCTACGGCCCTTCCTGGATCAATCGTGCTTCACAACTTCTCTTTCTTAATAAAACCTGTTTCAACGGTCTATTCAGGGTAAACTCAAGTGGAGAGTTTAATGTCCCGTTTGGAAAATACCGCAATCCTGGAATTGTGAATGAGCACAATCTGCGGATGGCTTCGGCATTACTAAAGAACACAACTATCCTTCATGGGGACTTTTCACGATGTCTTGAGTACATCGACGACCAGACGTTTGTCTATCTTGACCCTCCATATAGACCTCTAAGCAAATCATCCTCGTTCACAAGCTACTCACGTGACGGGTTTTCTGATCAGGATCAAATCCGACTTAAGGATTTTTTTGACGCTGTCGACAGGATTGGTGCATCAGTGATGTTGAGTAATTCTGATCCTGGAAACGAAGATCCAACTGACCGCTTCTTTGATGATCTTTATGAGCAATACAGAATTGAGCGGGTTATGGCAAAGCGGGCCATCAACAGCAATGGGAAAAAACGGGGAACTATTAGTGAGATCATCGTGATGAATTATTCAGAGTAG
- a CDS encoding alkyl sulfatase C-terminal domain-containing protein — protein MGLYFCQVNGKKADGEDYKMNIVLSDMGDKALIQVKNDALIH, from the coding sequence ATTGGATTATATTTCTGTCAGGTAAATGGAAAGAAGGCTGATGGAGAGGATTACAAGATGAATATCGTTCTATCAGATATGGGTGATAAGGCTCTTATTCAGGTGAAAAATGACGCACTCATACACTGA
- the thiM gene encoding hydroxyethylthiazole kinase: MQETPYSKIFATARTQTPLIHHITNYVTVNDCANITLCAGGAPVMAHSTDEIEEMVQYAGALVLNIGTLDLAQIESMLLVGKAAGKRDIPIILDPVGAGATTLRTNAARRLMTELQISVLKGNAGEIGVLAGVDAKVRGVDSAGISGDPVSITTEYAGRSGMTIVMSGQTDIVSDGTRTLLVENGHPLMGAISGTGCMAASVTGVFAASGKDRVTSSTAALAAFGIAGERAATLAKGPGSFKVALFDSLAALTPDDLAEGARIRTA, translated from the coding sequence ATGCAAGAGACCCCGTACTCAAAGATATTTGCTACAGCCCGGACCCAGACACCTCTAATTCATCATATCACAAACTACGTCACTGTCAATGATTGTGCAAACATCACCCTTTGTGCAGGAGGTGCACCGGTGATGGCACATTCAACCGATGAGATTGAGGAGATGGTGCAGTATGCCGGTGCCCTTGTTCTCAACATCGGAACACTTGATCTGGCACAGATTGAATCCATGCTTCTTGTCGGAAAAGCAGCAGGAAAGCGGGATATACCAATTATCCTTGATCCGGTAGGGGCCGGGGCCACAACGCTCAGGACTAATGCAGCCCGTAGATTAATGACTGAATTGCAAATATCTGTTCTGAAAGGGAACGCAGGTGAGATAGGAGTACTCGCTGGAGTGGATGCAAAGGTCAGGGGAGTGGATTCAGCAGGAATATCCGGAGATCCAGTTTCAATCACAACGGAGTATGCAGGCCGCTCGGGAATGACCATCGTCATGAGCGGACAGACAGATATTGTCAGTGATGGCACCAGAACTCTGCTCGTCGAAAACGGCCATCCACTCATGGGAGCCATTTCAGGAACAGGATGCATGGCAGCTTCGGTAACTGGTGTATTCGCTGCTTCAGGAAAAGACAGGGTCACCAGTTCTACAGCAGCACTAGCCGCATTCGGAATCGCAGGAGAGAGGGCTGCAACCCTGGCTAAAGGTCCGGGATCATTCAAGGTTGCTCTCTTTGATTCTCTCGCAGCTCTTACCCCTGACGATCTTGCAGAAGGTGCCAGGATCAGGACAGCGTAA
- a CDS encoding PEGA domain-containing protein, protein MKQSAYVTVILILVVLFSSLVSAEEMNFQKNPGDQIHPNMTTGTSEDIVSGSKNLGPGQQGEQRGKQNIGQSSPDPINTGVPGSQTGESPVSEANPQTTRQTAPLQNEQTVNQMPQENPTQGEKLGTIIKEPVQTSNPAQKVPEQKQSQAQPIQQQPDSQYHNIPFPQSYPVFKQDHAAIQVTSSPAGAYVYLDGSYKGITPSSGYLEISDLSPGSYTIHLTLTGYSDYTTEILLSRNEVSTISADLTLSYVSSEYGALSVQSNPSGAGVYLDNEYKGITPVTLQGVRVGSHSVLIKTDGYSSYNGDVNIIPDQASGLSVTLTPIVTQAQTQEPAPTLPSAPAPTKSPVSPLIVVGGLAIAGIKLAIQKKQ, encoded by the coding sequence ATGAAGCAATCAGCATACGTAACAGTAATCCTCATTTTAGTTGTATTATTTTCAAGTCTTGTGTCAGCAGAAGAGATGAATTTTCAGAAAAACCCCGGAGACCAAATTCACCCAAATATGACCACGGGAACATCAGAGGACATAGTTTCGGGCAGCAAGAATCTGGGTCCTGGTCAACAGGGAGAACAGAGAGGGAAACAGAACATTGGGCAGAGTTCACCAGATCCCATTAACACAGGTGTCCCGGGATCCCAGACTGGAGAAAGCCCTGTTTCAGAGGCAAACCCACAGACAACAAGGCAGACTGCTCCATTACAGAATGAACAGACTGTAAACCAGATGCCCCAGGAAAACCCCACACAGGGAGAAAAACTGGGCACAATTATTAAAGAACCAGTACAGACAAGCAATCCTGCGCAGAAGGTTCCTGAACAAAAACAGTCCCAGGCACAACCGATACAACAACAACCAGACAGCCAGTATCACAACATCCCATTCCCCCAGTCATATCCTGTGTTTAAACAGGATCATGCAGCAATTCAGGTAACCAGCAGCCCGGCTGGTGCATATGTATATCTTGATGGATCCTACAAGGGAATTACACCCTCATCAGGATACCTTGAAATATCAGATCTTTCACCAGGGTCATACACTATTCATCTAACCCTCACAGGATACTCTGACTACACTACAGAGATATTGTTATCCAGAAACGAGGTCTCCACGATCTCTGCAGATCTGACATTATCATATGTCTCATCAGAGTATGGAGCACTCTCAGTTCAATCAAATCCTTCAGGAGCAGGTGTTTATCTGGACAACGAATACAAGGGAATAACACCAGTCACACTCCAGGGGGTTAGAGTTGGGTCCCATTCAGTACTAATCAAAACTGATGGATACTCATCGTACAACGGAGATGTGAATATCATCCCAGATCAGGCCTCTGGGCTCTCAGTCACTCTCACACCAATTGTCACCCAGGCACAGACTCAGGAACCAGCCCCCACACTTCCATCCGCACCGGCACCAACAAAATCACCAGTATCTCCCCTGATAGTCGTGGGTGGCCTTGCAATAGCAGGAATCAAACTTGCTATACAAAAGAAACAGTAA
- a CDS encoding MBL fold metallo-hydrolase, with protein MKVVIYSHPHADHYQGVKEVTTDETCNSGDVQIIAPKHFMKHA; from the coding sequence GTGAAAGTGGTCATATACTCTCATCCCCATGCTGATCACTATCAGGGAGTAAAGGAGGTCACAACAGATGAGACTTGTAATTCCGGTGATGTCCAGATCATCGCCCCTAAACACTTCATGAAACATGCCTGA
- a CDS encoding nuclear transport factor 2 family protein, with the protein MRPKEVLQQFVEAFNRTDVEKLVSLYHEEAINHQVAEETVQGHDAIRKMFVESFANASMTCIVENMFEDGEWAIMEWRDPQGLRGCGFFHVIDSKITFQRGYWDKLTFLRQQGLPIPRE; encoded by the coding sequence ATGAGGCCGAAAGAGGTCCTTCAACAATTTGTTGAGGCATTTAACAGGACTGATGTCGAGAAACTGGTCAGTCTGTACCATGAGGAGGCAATCAACCACCAGGTCGCAGAAGAAACAGTCCAGGGGCACGATGCAATCAGGAAGATGTTTGTAGAAAGTTTTGCGAATGCATCAATGACCTGTATTGTAGAAAATATGTTTGAGGATGGAGAATGGGCCATCATGGAGTGGAGGGATCCACAAGGTCTCCGGGGATGTGGGTTCTTTCATGTCATTGACTCGAAGATAACGTTCCAACGGGGGTACTGGGATAAATTGACGTTTTTAAGGCAACAGGGTCTCCCAATTCCCAGGGAGTAA
- a CDS encoding cache domain-containing protein: MINTPVPLLAVLILCLVLSSTGHVYSQSPIPISTPDTTNSTIHEKYTSNETLVTFVENAVSYAKTHGREAALVEFSNPNGSFVKGELYIYAYDFNCTTLAHPFNPEKIGKNRLGESDAYGNPYTQQFLDAARNGSGFVRFYYSNPAHNQTIESKLGYVQRVDEDWWLGSGIYAGPADRV; this comes from the coding sequence ATGATAAATACCCCGGTCCCGCTCCTTGCTGTGCTTATTCTCTGCCTTGTTCTGAGTTCTACTGGTCATGTATATAGCCAGTCCCCGATCCCCATTTCAACTCCTGATACTACGAATTCTACAATTCATGAGAAGTATACCTCAAATGAGACACTTGTCACTTTTGTTGAGAATGCGGTTTCCTATGCTAAAACACATGGCCGGGAAGCAGCACTGGTTGAATTTTCCAACCCCAATGGTTCGTTTGTCAAGGGTGAACTCTATATCTATGCCTATGATTTTAACTGCACTACGCTTGCCCACCCGTTCAACCCGGAAAAGATTGGAAAGAACAGACTTGGAGAATCTGATGCATATGGAAACCCGTATACACAGCAGTTTCTCGATGCGGCACGAAACGGGTCGGGATTTGTCCGATTTTATTACTCAAATCCCGCTCACAACCAGACGATCGAATCCAAACTGGGATATGTACAGAGGGTAGATGAGGACTGGTGGCTCGGATCAGGTATATACGCAGGGCCTGCTGACCGGGTCTGA
- a CDS encoding class I SAM-dependent methyltransferase produces MQLSKVLREVIPKSLHHLIPDRFEVIGDIAILSIPDELSQYQTTIAKALISQRRSITTVLRRVSKMGGTCRIAGYQPIIGTKTRTLYKESGFRYRVDLSHAFFTSRLAGERQRISGVIRPGELVLVPFAGVGPFVIPVAARGAQVIAIEINPDACLLLRENIRLNHLEDRVAIIMGDASLACRMLKIMSDRAIIPTPYGLDETLIPLSRMVREGGSIHFYTFDNRDGAQERANILSQSGFNVDRFHRCGNVAPSVSRWVYDLTIR; encoded by the coding sequence GTGCAGCTCTCGAAGGTGCTTAGAGAGGTTATCCCAAAGTCCCTCCATCACCTCATACCAGACCGGTTTGAAGTGATCGGGGATATTGCAATCCTCTCTATTCCGGACGAACTTTCGCAATACCAGACAACCATCGCCAAAGCGCTAATCAGTCAGCGAAGGAGTATCACCACAGTTCTCAGGCGAGTCTCAAAGATGGGTGGAACCTGTAGAATTGCAGGGTATCAACCAATAATCGGAACAAAGACCAGGACACTTTACAAAGAGTCAGGCTTCAGGTACCGGGTTGATCTCTCTCATGCATTTTTCACGAGCCGGCTGGCAGGAGAACGCCAGCGTATATCAGGTGTTATCAGGCCTGGTGAACTTGTCCTGGTTCCCTTTGCCGGTGTCGGGCCCTTTGTTATTCCAGTTGCTGCCAGGGGGGCACAGGTCATTGCAATCGAGATAAACCCCGATGCCTGTCTCCTTCTCAGAGAGAACATCAGATTGAACCATCTCGAAGACAGGGTTGCCATAATCATGGGTGATGCTTCCCTGGCCTGCAGGATGCTTAAGATCATGTCAGACCGGGCAATTATCCCAACCCCATACGGCCTTGACGAGACTCTCATCCCCCTTTCCCGGATGGTACGCGAAGGGGGGAGTATCCATTTTTATACTTTTGACAATAGGGATGGTGCACAGGAGCGTGCCAATATCCTCTCTCAATCAGGTTTTAATGTTGACCGCTTCCATCGCTGCGGTAATGTTGCCCCCTCAGTCAGCAGATGGGTGTATGACCTGACCATCCGATGA
- a CDS encoding ArnT family glycosyltransferase — protein sequence MNLQSDIRTYRHELILVGILIMASVFLLFNLAKEGYSNSYYAASVKSMLTNPGIMIYNSFDPTGFVTVDKPPVSLWVQTVSAALLGFSGPSVILPQALAGICSVLLLYLLVSRSWGKEAGLVAAFALTITPIFVAVARTNNMDGLLIFVLLGAVFLAVTAWKTGSPWYLVGSAVLIGIGFNIKMIQAFAVVPACFGIYLLNFRLSWKKKILHLAPALVVLILVSASWALMMDLTPADQRPYIGSSTDNSEFNLIFGYNGLNRLLGGFMPFRGGEIGGNRSLRGGSPGAFPDGSGGVFPPGINGGFGDPGSDLNITPPEQGSLPDGTDGSMYEPGGRFFAGPPGFAGNGTPGTPPFGMEGGRPGGNPGMNDGGEPGFFRMGDSGMSGQISWFLPFALIGLLAWVSRPRWSVLTALSEKEILTIALTLWLVPELLYFSFTSGFYHTYYVVMVAIPLAGLVGIGAFLMYDAYQKPGIKGWLFIAAIIATGACQWIFLRYNPDFLAPLSWIVLAGSILGAIVLAFLRTLPVSSGKQTLVVLLTVGLLCVAPFAWSCTSVIFKGEGNMPSAGPGLVLDHGQDSMRPGEFQGNSSAVYLYLVSHQAGEKYLVGVESSRSADDLIIKYGAPVMAMGGYSGGDNILTNESLKTLIHNGKIRFFLLGQNGQGMPGRKSGGITQWIQDSCPVVPEREWNDETNPGNSTSMMRNTLYDCKGVV from the coding sequence GTGAACCTTCAATCTGATATTCGTACATATCGTCATGAACTGATTCTGGTGGGAATCCTGATCATGGCATCAGTCTTTCTCCTCTTTAATCTGGCAAAGGAAGGGTATTCAAACTCGTACTATGCTGCTTCAGTGAAGAGTATGCTCACAAATCCAGGGATTATGATCTATAACTCCTTTGATCCAACCGGATTTGTGACCGTTGACAAACCTCCGGTTAGTCTCTGGGTTCAGACCGTGAGTGCTGCATTACTGGGATTTTCAGGCCCCTCCGTTATTCTTCCCCAGGCCCTTGCCGGGATCTGTTCAGTATTACTGCTGTACCTGCTGGTTTCAAGATCTTGGGGAAAAGAGGCTGGACTTGTTGCCGCATTTGCTCTCACCATCACTCCCATCTTTGTGGCTGTCGCCAGGACAAACAACATGGATGGGCTCCTGATCTTTGTTCTTCTTGGTGCTGTTTTTCTGGCTGTGACTGCCTGGAAAACAGGTTCTCCCTGGTACCTTGTAGGATCTGCGGTTCTTATCGGAATAGGGTTTAATATAAAGATGATACAGGCGTTTGCTGTTGTTCCGGCCTGCTTTGGCATCTATCTGCTTAATTTCAGGCTCTCATGGAAGAAGAAGATCCTGCATCTTGCTCCAGCATTAGTTGTATTGATTCTGGTCTCTGCATCGTGGGCTTTGATGATGGATCTGACACCGGCCGATCAGCGGCCATACATCGGAAGTAGCACTGATAACTCTGAATTTAACCTAATCTTTGGATATAATGGGCTAAACCGGTTACTCGGCGGGTTTATGCCGTTCCGCGGTGGTGAAATTGGTGGTAATCGGTCGTTGCGTGGAGGATCTCCGGGAGCATTCCCAGACGGTTCAGGTGGAGTATTCCCTCCTGGTATAAACGGTGGATTTGGAGATCCGGGATCTGACTTGAATATCACGCCCCCTGAACAGGGTTCATTGCCTGATGGAACTGATGGCTCTATGTATGAACCCGGAGGAAGGTTTTTTGCAGGCCCACCCGGGTTTGCCGGAAATGGAACGCCTGGTACCCCTCCGTTCGGGATGGAAGGAGGACGTCCTGGTGGTAATCCGGGAATGAACGACGGAGGTGAACCGGGCTTCTTCAGGATGGGGGATTCAGGCATGTCTGGACAGATCAGCTGGTTCCTCCCATTTGCCCTAATCGGCCTGTTAGCCTGGGTTTCCAGGCCCAGGTGGTCTGTATTGACTGCCCTAAGCGAGAAGGAAATTCTCACAATCGCCCTGACTCTCTGGCTTGTTCCTGAGTTGTTGTATTTCAGTTTCACAAGCGGATTCTATCACACTTATTACGTGGTTATGGTGGCAATTCCACTTGCAGGTCTCGTTGGAATCGGGGCTTTTTTGATGTATGATGCCTATCAGAAGCCTGGGATCAAAGGATGGCTGTTCATTGCTGCAATCATTGCAACAGGTGCCTGTCAGTGGATATTTCTCAGGTATAATCCAGATTTTCTGGCACCACTCTCCTGGATCGTTCTTGCAGGATCAATCCTTGGTGCTATAGTATTGGCCTTCTTACGCACTCTTCCGGTATCATCAGGGAAGCAGACCCTGGTGGTTCTGCTCACAGTTGGTCTTCTCTGTGTTGCACCATTTGCATGGTCATGCACTTCGGTTATCTTTAAAGGAGAAGGCAATATGCCGTCTGCGGGTCCAGGTCTGGTTTTGGATCATGGACAGGATAGTATGAGACCAGGGGAGTTTCAGGGAAACAGTTCTGCTGTCTACTTGTACCTGGTATCTCATCAGGCTGGTGAGAAGTACCTAGTTGGAGTTGAGAGTTCCCGTTCAGCAGATGATCTTATCATCAAATATGGTGCCCCTGTTATGGCAATGGGCGGATATTCTGGTGGTGATAACATTCTCACAAACGAATCCCTGAAAACGCTTATTCACAACGGAAAGATCAGGTTTTTCCTGCTTGGCCAGAATGGACAGGGAATGCCGGGAAGAAAAAGCGGAGGAATTACTCAATGGATACAGGATAGTTGTCCTGTTGTTCCTGAAAGAGAATGGAATGACGAGACAAATCCAGGAAATTCTACATCAATGATGCGAAATACGTTATATGATTGTAAGGGAGTAGTATAG